TGAACTTCAATTCGTCTGCGAAGGCAGGAAGCGCGAGCACGGCGCAGGCGGCGATTGTCGCGGTGGTTTGCTTCAAATTTGGCATGAACATTTCAGGTTCTCCTTTCGTGAGACGCACATGCAAATTTAACGAAACCAATTGATAGAGGTTCCCGCCTATTTACTTGCGGGTGAGAGGGTAGCGGAAAACCGCGCAAAGCTGGCTTTGTGCCACTTTGCAACCCGGAGCTTCTTGCATTTCATCACCGCCATCGCATGGCCAATGATAAGGGAGTTGTGAAATGCCATGCGAACGTGACGCGTTATAGAATTATCCGGGTCCGACAGTTTCAAGCAAGGAAAGGATGTTTATGAGACCCGTCTGGCTTAACCGACAAACGCGCGTTCGACGACGAACGTGGCGGGCTTGTTGTTGGCGCCTTCCATTAGGCCAAACTCTTCAAGAGCTTTCTTGGTGTCGTTTAGCATCGCCATTGATCCACAAATCATCCCGCGATCTTGTTCGGGATTGATGGGGGGCACGCCCAGATCCGAGAAGAGCTTGCCTGATGCCAACAGATCGGTAATGCGCCCCTTGAACTCATACTCGTCTCGCGTCACCGTGCTGTAATGGCGCAACCGCCCGTTCGCCATTTCACCAACCAGCGGGTCGTCCAAAATCTCTGCCACAAGTTCCTTGCCGTAGGTCAGTTCGGATACTTCGCGACAGGTGTGAGTAAGGATCACCTCGTCAAATTTTTCATAGGTTTCAGGATCGCGGATCAGCGATGCGAAGGGCGCGATGCCGGTGCCGGTGGAAAACATATAGACGCGCTTGCCGGGCAAGAGGGCGTCGTTGACCAATGTGCCGGTTGGCTTCTTGCGCATCAGAATGGTGTCGCCAATCTGGATTTTCTGCAAATGTTCGGTCAGCGGGCCATCTTCGACCTTGATCGAGAAAAACTCTATCTCCTCGTCCCATGAAGGGCTGGCGATGGAATAGGCGCGGTAAACCGGTTTCTCCGCGTTCGGCAGGCCGATCATCACAAACTCACCGGATCGGAACCGAAAGCTTGCCGGTCGGCTGATGCGGAATTTGAACAAACGGTCGGTGTAATGTTCAACGGAGGTTACGGTTTCGGCAAACACACCGGTCGGGACCGGAAATTCGCTTGGTTTGCCTTGGACCGTGACAGTGACATCAGACATATCTAGGTCATCCTATTTTCGGGCTTCTATTTGGCCGGGTGTTTTCGAAATGAATTCATGTTTGTTGGTCTTCTTGGCCGATTCTTCGGTGTCGGATGGCGGGATTTTCTTTCCGGTGGTGTGTGGCCAATAGGTCGGTTCAGGTTTGTTCTGCGATACGCTCGTCACGGTGAGTCAGAAGAAAGCTCTCCGCTTCGTAGACGCAATCGGCGAGCACACCTCCACGCGGTTGGTGAACCT
This is a stretch of genomic DNA from Aquicoccus sp. G2-2. It encodes these proteins:
- a CDS encoding ferredoxin--NADP reductase, which gives rise to MSDVTVTVQGKPSEFPVPTGVFAETVTSVEHYTDRLFKFRISRPASFRFRSGEFVMIGLPNAEKPVYRAYSIASPSWDEEIEFFSIKVEDGPLTEHLQKIQIGDTILMRKKPTGTLVNDALLPGKRVYMFSTGTGIAPFASLIRDPETYEKFDEVILTHTCREVSELTYGKELVAEILDDPLVGEMANGRLRHYSTVTRDEYEFKGRITDLLASGKLFSDLGVPPINPEQDRGMICGSMAMLNDTKKALEEFGLMEGANNKPATFVVERAFVG